Below is a window of Agathobacter rectalis ATCC 33656 DNA.
TATTTGACAGTGGAAAATATGAAATAAAACTAAAAATCCTTGATATTTTCAGATAAAACAGTTAGTATATTCATGCTGAAAAAATATATTAAAAGAAAATATGTGATGAGAAATTATTAAAGCGTGAATTAATTTAGATATGCAAGAGGATAAGGAGAAAGAAATGACAAAGGATGTAGTAGTATCATTAAAGGGCCTGCAGCTCGCACCGGATCAGCAGTCGGATGCTGTAGAGGTGATTGCCCCGGGAGAGTATTATATAAGAAATAACAAACACTATGTGCTTTTTGAGGAGATAATGGAGGGTGAGACCCAGACACTCAAAAATATGCTTAAATTCAATGACAATTATCTTGAGTTCACCCGCAAGGGACCTATGAGTGTACATATGATATTTGAGAAGGGAAAGAAAAACCTGACATATTATTATACACCGTTTGGAAGTATCCAGATAGGTATTGATGCCACAAGCATAGAGGTAAAGGAGACTGAGGACGAGATAAGGGCAGAGGTAAAGTATGCACTTGATGTCAACTATGAATTTGTAGGCGACTGTCACATCAATATAGCTGTGAAGAAAAAAGGCGCAGCAGTCAAAATTGCATAAAAGTCTGCCAAGTCTATGGGGTAAAAAATATATAAAGCATATAAAAAACAGAGCATGTGAGGATGAAAGCCATCCCACATGCTCTGTTTATGTACATGAAAATTAAATCATGATATTATTTCTGCTTAGCCTTTTTGGCAGCCTCTTTAGCAGCTTTTCTTTCAGCCTTTGCAGCCTCCTCAGCCTTGAGCTGTTCGTTGGCCTTGCTGTAGTTTTCTGCCATTCTTGCACGGAAGCCTTTCTTCTTCTTAGGCTTCTCAAGAGGTCCTCTGATACCGCGGACAGCTGTGATGTAGATACCGCTGACAGAAGCCTTAACCTCTTTCTTTAAAGGAATCTCATCAAAGATCTGCTCGTCTGCGATAAGAGACATGACTCTTGGTCCGACCTTGGCCTTGACTACAGGAAGCTTTGAGCGGCGCATAAGCTTTGGTGTCTGCTCAATAATCTGCTGTGGGAGACCGGCATCCTTTAGCTTCATACGCTTTTTGTCAATGATTAGCATATTGACTGTCTGTGATGCAGCAGCTATCTGTTCGTCCTGCTCTTCCTTTCTTTTTTGTGCTTTTTTACCGAGGATTGTTAATACTATAAATGCTACCACAAGCACTACTGCGATAACAATAAGTACGATTAATGCTGGATTCAAAACGTATCCCTCCTAAAAATTTGCTTATTTAAATTAATTCTATCAAATATGCTAAAAAAAATCAATCTTTATTGCAAGAATAGGTAAAACCGTAGTATAATAGAACTATATTTTGGAAAAGTCTTTAGAAGACGCAAAGGGGTATTTATTAATGAAGAAAATTGCTCTTTTGGCTGATGGCTGGAGAAGATATGTAATATATTCGTGGGTTGAGGGTATCATGGGAGGCTCTAAAGAGCTGGGACTGGATGTGTGCCTGTATTTTTACAACACCAACGGAACCTGGAGTCAGGATTCAAAGTTTAACAAAGGCGAGTATGCGCTGAACGATTTGCCTGATTTAAACAGTTTCGACGGAGTGGTATTTGACTGCACCAATACGACCAACCTGGATGAGATACAGTATATGGTCAGAAAGCTTCAGTCGGTAAATGTGCCGGTAGTGAGTATCGGGTATAAGGTTGATGGGTTTTACTATGTAGGCAACGATAATAAGAGGCTGTTTCGCAAGGTAATGGATCATATGTACTATGCGCATGGCTGCAAAAGCTTTGTGTTTGCAGGTGGTCCGCCGTATCATTATGAGAACAGAATGCGTTTTGAGGCCTTCAAGGAGGCTTTAAGTGATTATGGCATACCACTTACAGCTGATATGTACATGTTTGGTGATTTTGATTATCAGACAGGTGTCAGGTATATGAGTGATTGGCACGAGAGCAAAAAGCCGTTACCGGATGTTTTTTTATGTGCAAATGACAATATAGCAGCAGGACTGTGTGCGACAGCAGAGGTTCTTGGATACAAGGTACCACAGGATTTTAAGGTCACAGGCTTTGACAATCTGGATAAGGCTGCGTATTTTAACCCACAGATTACAACAGTGGATAACAACAGGGGCAATATAGGCAGAAATGCTCTTGAGATATTTAAGGCGCTTTGGAATGGCACGGGCGATGCTTCTGATAAATACCTTGATTCTGAGTTTATCCCGGCTGAGAGCTGCGGATGCCCTAATACCGGCAGAGTGGATTATCGTAATTACATAAAGAATATTATCAAAGGCTCCGTTGCAAGAGAGCAGGAGGAGGATGCAGTAATGATCCTCCAGAAAGAGCTCGAGGAGTGCAATGAATACTATGATTTGTTTGAGAGATACTCTGACTATATACAGAGCATGAAGTGTGACGGAGTGTATGTGGTCGGTGTTTCTGATCTGGCAGCTGCAAGGAACAATGCACACTTTAGGAAGCATGGCTATGATATTGACGACGAGGTTGTACTCTATGCGGATGACAAGGACAATGGAAAGCTTGAGTTTAAGAGTGTAAATGACCTTATGCAGTACATGCAGAGTGTAGATAAAAACACCTGCTATATGTATTGCTCGCTGCATTTCAGGGACGAGATAGTGGGCTATGTAATACTCAGGAATCCTGAGTTTTTGTACGACCATCCTGAGCAGTTTGATATACAGTCTGCCCTGCTCAAGAGGCTTGAGAATCTTTTTAAGCAAAAGGTACTTGAGAATACAAATAATGAGCTTAAGAATCTCTACAACCATGATGCGCTCACAGGCCTATACAATCGTGTGGCATGCAATGAGATGGTCATTCCTATGTTTGCTGAGCTTGAAGCTCAAAATGTCGGCTGCACCATAGTATTTCTCGATGTGGATGATTTCAAGGATATAAATGATACCTACGGACACCAGTACGGTGACGAGCTTTTAAAGACTGTGGCGAGGGTGCTTGATGAGCAAAAGCCTGAGGGAAGTATGGTATATAGATTCGGTGGAGATGAATTTATCGTGTTTATCCCTGGGGACAGACATGACACTGCTGAGAAGTATATAAAGCGCGTGTATGATATCATGGAGCAGCACAGCCTGTTTATCAGTCACGGCATCATATATACGAAGCCGGGCAGTGGTAAGAGCTTTGACGATTATCTAGTAAGTGCTGACACAAAGATGTATCAGCTTAAGCAGCAGCGCAAGCAGAAAAAGGATAGCAATTTCTTAAAGGGAGTGGATATTTCATCCGTTCCTATGATGGTTGACAATAATATACAAATAATGGACAGGGAAGGTCATGTGTGCAGGGTATTTGATTTTTTAAAGCTGAATAATGTAAATTCAGTCCGTCTGCGCATATGGAATGAGCCTGATAAGGTGCCGGAGTCTAAGGGGTATTGCAGTCTTACATATGTTCTCGAGATGGCTCATGTCATTAAAAAATACAAAATGCATTTTCTGCTTGATTTTCATTATTCAGATTACTGGGCAGATCCGGGACAGCAGAATAAGCCTGATGCGTGGAAGAATTTAAGCTTTGATGAGCTGAAGGAGGCAGTGCACAAGTACACATATGATGTGCTATACAGATTAAAAATCATGGATTGTGCGCCGGATATGGTTCAGATTGGCAATGAAATAAGGAGTGGTATGCTGTTTCCGGATGGTGCAGTGCCACAGTACAGGCAGCTGGCTGCGCTTGTAAATGAGGGAATCAGAGCTGTCAGGGAGCTGCTCCCGGAGACAAAGGTCATGATTCATCTGGATCAGGGAGGCAGATATAACTGTATTATGCCTTGGTTTGATTCTATGTTTAATGCGGGCATGCTGCCGATTGACGCGATTGGCCTTTCCTTTTATTCGTTCTGGCATGGTACCTTCATGGATTTGAAGGATACTATGAGCAGGCTCATAAAATTATATAATCTGCCGGTTTATATTGTGGAGACAGCTCATCCGTGGAGGCATTGCAAGGGAGATCATATCTCGAAGGAACTTATGGAGACTGCAGGCCTTGATGCAGGCAGCGCAGAGCAGAAGAAGTCTCTTGAAATAATCATGCAGATAGCAGCAGAGGTGTCAAAGGATACCGGAAAGACAGGTGTATACTACTGGGAGCCTGTCGGTGTGCCTGGTAAAGGCATGGGAACCTGGTTTGAGAATATGGGTATGTTTGACGAGCATGGCAGGGCTTTGCCGGGCTGGGATGCAATCAGGGACTTTGATCCGAAAAATCCGCCGATTAAAGAGCTTGACAAGTATATTGAATCACTTTATGAGTATGAAGAAACACCGGAGGTGGAGGATTTCATGAAGCTTCTTATGATTCATGGAAATCTAATCTCAAATCCTGAATTCAAGGATGGATTTAATAATTGGCAGATTGAGACAAGCCTCGAAGAAGGACAGTATACACTGGGTAAGGATGGAGTGTTTATCTCTTCAGATGCCAATTTTGACTATTCGATAAGCCAGACGGTGGATATTGAATATACCGGTGAGTATATAGCAGCGGTTGACTATAGAGGAACCAATACAACAGGTGTCGAGGTCGAGCTGTTTATGGATGTGGAGGATGAAAGCGGCGTTCATACATATACAAGCGACATTTTCCCCGATGATATCAGGTTT
It encodes the following:
- a CDS encoding DUF1934 domain-containing protein; the encoded protein is MTKDVVVSLKGLQLAPDQQSDAVEVIAPGEYYIRNNKHYVLFEEIMEGETQTLKNMLKFNDNYLEFTRKGPMSVHMIFEKGKKNLTYYYTPFGSIQIGIDATSIEVKETEDEIRAEVKYALDVNYEFVGDCHINIAVKKKGAAVKIA
- a CDS encoding glycosyl hydrolase 53 family protein, translating into MKKIALLADGWRRYVIYSWVEGIMGGSKELGLDVCLYFYNTNGTWSQDSKFNKGEYALNDLPDLNSFDGVVFDCTNTTNLDEIQYMVRKLQSVNVPVVSIGYKVDGFYYVGNDNKRLFRKVMDHMYYAHGCKSFVFAGGPPYHYENRMRFEAFKEALSDYGIPLTADMYMFGDFDYQTGVRYMSDWHESKKPLPDVFLCANDNIAAGLCATAEVLGYKVPQDFKVTGFDNLDKAAYFNPQITTVDNNRGNIGRNALEIFKALWNGTGDASDKYLDSEFIPAESCGCPNTGRVDYRNYIKNIIKGSVAREQEEDAVMILQKELEECNEYYDLFERYSDYIQSMKCDGVYVVGVSDLAAARNNAHFRKHGYDIDDEVVLYADDKDNGKLEFKSVNDLMQYMQSVDKNTCYMYCSLHFRDEIVGYVILRNPEFLYDHPEQFDIQSALLKRLENLFKQKVLENTNNELKNLYNHDALTGLYNRVACNEMVIPMFAELEAQNVGCTIVFLDVDDFKDINDTYGHQYGDELLKTVARVLDEQKPEGSMVYRFGGDEFIVFIPGDRHDTAEKYIKRVYDIMEQHSLFISHGIIYTKPGSGKSFDDYLVSADTKMYQLKQQRKQKKDSNFLKGVDISSVPMMVDNNIQIMDREGHVCRVFDFLKLNNVNSVRLRIWNEPDKVPESKGYCSLTYVLEMAHVIKKYKMHFLLDFHYSDYWADPGQQNKPDAWKNLSFDELKEAVHKYTYDVLYRLKIMDCAPDMVQIGNEIRSGMLFPDGAVPQYRQLAALVNEGIRAVRELLPETKVMIHLDQGGRYNCIMPWFDSMFNAGMLPIDAIGLSFYSFWHGTFMDLKDTMSRLIKLYNLPVYIVETAHPWRHCKGDHISKELMETAGLDAGSAEQKKSLEIIMQIAAEVSKDTGKTGVYYWEPVGVPGKGMGTWFENMGMFDEHGRALPGWDAIRDFDPKNPPIKELDKYIESLYEYEETPEVEDFMKLLMIHGNLISNPEFKDGFNNWQIETSLEEGQYTLGKDGVFISSDANFDYSISQTVDIEYTGEYIAAVDYRGTNTTGVEVELFMDVEDESGVHTYTSDIFPDDIRFVTHLLKPVRLQKNARVTVGLRMHTPPVFAKIKKISLVVI